The Lasioglossum baleicum unplaced genomic scaffold, iyLasBale1 scaffold2133, whole genome shotgun sequence DNA window AATTCTTACCTGCTGGCATATTAACTAGTCCTGGATGACGCGTGAAGAATACTTTTTTAGCTAGTTCTTGTTCCGCACTATCATCTTTCAACTGtaacaaaatataataattgttattaattgTTCTACTATAGGTTAAATAAAAAGTCTACTAACTGGTTTAATTTTGCCGGTTAAAAGAATTCTGGCGCATCGAGGATCCATAGGATCCCACTTTTTAGTTTTACAGTAATTTCCTTCAGCCAATGTCATCAAGAACGAGGCTCGGTTAtctttctacgataaaaaaaaatataaaattaattttcacaatttttataacgataaacatgtaaaaaataattaaattcagtTAATTAAAGGAACAAAGTGTTTCAAAATAAAACATGCGTCGTTATTCGCTATCTTATCAGATGATGGTAATATTAAATACAAAGTATTCGTTTACAGTTGTGGCGATATACGTATTATGATTCTTACTGCGAGATCTTGAGCTGTGAAATCCAAGGGGGTGAGGTAAAGATACGGAATTCCAGATCCATTTCCTAAAAGTCCGTCTGAATACGAAACTAACGTTACGGCTGGAAACGATGCAATATCCTTCCTTGAGCTTATTGTTGCCACGGATACCCAATCTGTACACATCAAAGTATTCGTAATAATTCACAGAATATTCAATTAGCATCGTGTGAAAAGAAAACAAACATTTAATTTCAAGGTATTATAAATATGTAATAGTTGAAATATAAATGGCTATCGAAATGTTATCTAGAAATCAATTCTTGCAGTGATTTCTTTTTCCTCTCTTTCGAtttatcaatattttctttaaaattaaattacaaatGATAGAATTTCCACTACATTGTAAAACAATAGGAATAACGTATAATTAaagattttaatgtaacaaacatTAAATGATACAAACatatgatttaataaataaaataataaattataaaatcaaaaaataaCGATGTTTGCACATTGAATTTATTATACATTGCATTTCGTTATATACTGAACATTTGGAACATTACCAAAACTAAATATACATAATTCTAATCTTAACTCTAAAGaacatacatatttacatacgtattttttttctttttttttcgcttCGTTGATTTGAAATGAATCATAATGATACGAGCATGCCTTTGTTAGAAAGTAAGTGTTTATATCatttttacaataatcgaaaacagaACTGGAAAGCTATTTCGTATACTCTAATTAGAAATAATCACTATATATCACGAGAAAGTGTACTTTTCTTACCAGCCTGATTGACAATATATCTTGCCATTAAAGCTGCCTGATTGATAGGTGGTGGAGTATTGGCGGGCTGTTCTTGATGTCCCTCAAACGATTTGTACATGTCATGATTTTCATGATATCGTTTCTCATATTTTGTTTCCTGTGGACGATTTTCGCGCACTGCCTGTGCTTTTTTCCATTTTAAATACTCTTCAAATTCTTCCCATTGTTCGTCTTCTGAAAACTGCGGATATTTCTTTGCTTC harbors:
- the LOC143221276 gene encoding protein CREG1-like translates to MILRYAIFVAILILTIEAKKYPQFSEDEQWEEFEEYLKWKKAQAVRENRPQETKYEKRYHENHDMYKSFEGHQEQPANTPPPINQAALMARYIVNQADWVSVATISSRKDIASFPAVTLVSYSDGLLGNGSGIPYLYLTPLDFTAQDLAKDNRASFLMTLAEGNYCKTKKWDPMDPRCARILLTGKIKPLKDDSAEQELAKKVFFTRHPGLVNMPADHHFYFAKMKIISIVVLDTFGGPKYVTVKDYLNPPAANITEEFNRHFPLDSNESKSAEEYRLSSNMINPVVYRV